One Oncorhynchus masou masou isolate Uvic2021 chromosome 27, UVic_Omas_1.1, whole genome shotgun sequence genomic window carries:
- the LOC135515754 gene encoding anoctamin-4-like gives MMLVDHDCSGTDVRLVRQLNRGMGIQPGICSGGTEQQRGCKTGDVNANIVCLQSQDETGRVCPGSPALATDTRLSSCSTADREPSSGSYNVSTGTGTFYSCVSQITIGFDLGGQVAIGISHWKSPFPPRGHPLCDSPDGVRSEASAATASHLPEYQEPVSCPASLSINPISSHCSASQETISDSSTSVSFSLHGAELQWQSPHRRRVLRPPAPGVEAADFSFSHNRSPVRMEESLAGAPDSPSTQDNVPPPVLKDVKLLMESLEGLSTPSKDGDSTLLDPGTSSILDDNTRTDPAPEVGRSRSSGLCFSDGKCHIDYILVYRKSGPQSEKREIFERNIRAEGLQMEKELSVCNSDVIFLKLHAPWEVLCRYAELMNIRMPFRRKIYYMHRRYKFMSRMEKRINRFRGWLPRKPMKFDNNTLPDLEENESFTAPFSRSRIHHFTIHNKDTFFNNATRSRIVHHILQRVKYEEGKDKMGLNRLLSNSSYEAAFPLHEGSYRSKNSIRTHGAENHRHLLYECWAWWGVWYKYQPLDLIRRYFGEKIGLYFAWLGWYTGMLFPAALVGLMVFLYGWFTLDHCQVSKEICQATDIIMCPICDEYCPYLRLSDSCIYAKVTHLFDNGATVFFAVFMAVWATVFLEFWKRRRAVLAYDWDLIDWEEEEEEIRPQFEAKYSKKERMNPISGKPEPYQAFTDKYSRLIVSASGIFFMILVVIAAVFGIVIYRVITVSTFAAFGWALIRNNSQVATTGTAVCINFCIIMLLNVLYEKVALLLTNLEQPRTESEWENSFTLKMFLFQFVNLNSSTFYIAFFLGRFTGRPGAYIRLINRWKLEECHPSGCLIDLCMQMGIIMVLKQTWNNFMELGYPLIQNWWTRRRLRQEHGPNAKASFPQWERDYNLQPMNAYGLFDEYLEMILQFGFTTIFVAAFPLAPLLALLNNIIEIRLDAYKFVTQWRRPLPSQAKDIGIWYGILEGIGILSVITNAFVIAVTSDFIPRLVYAYKYGPCAGQGRAGERCMMGYVNASLSMFRVSDFENTSVPRTDGSDTFGEAVKYCRYRDYREPPDSPGEPYSYTLQFWHVLAARLAFIIVFEHMVFTIKNLIAYLIPDLPKDLRDRMRREKYLIQEMMYEAELERLQKEKNEKKKNYRAHHNALL, from the exons GGTTTGATCTCGGGGGCCAAGTGGCCATTGGCATCTCTCATTGGAAGAGTCCATTCCCTCCCAGAGGTCACCCCCTGTGTGACAGTCCTGATGGGGTTCGCTCCGAGGCCTCTGCTGCCACAGCCTCGCATCTCCCTGAGTACCAAGAGCCAGTGTCCTGTCCTGCCTCCCTGTCAATCAACCCTATATCATCCCACTGCAGCGCCAGCCAGGAGACCATCAGCGACAGCAGCACAA GTGTGAGTTTCTCTCTACATGGGGCTGAGCTCCAATGGCAGAGCCCCCACAGACGCAGAGTTCTGCGGCCCCCGGCCCCTGGGGTTGAGGCTGCAgatttctccttctcccacaaCAGGTCACCAGTCAGAATGGAGGAGTCCTTGGCTGGGGCTCCTGATTCCCCCAGCACACAGGACAACGTGCCACCCCCCG TTTTGAAGGATGTGAAGTTGTTAATGGAGAGTTTGGAGGGACTGAGCACTCCGTCCAAAGATGGCGACTCGACCCTGCTCGACCCCGGGACCAGTAGCATCCTGGACGACAACACCAGGACTGACCCGGCACCAGAG gTAGGGAGAAGTAGGTCCAGTGGCTTGTGCTTCAGCGATGGCAAGTGCCACATCGACTACATCCTGGTTTACAGGAAGTCCGGTCCACAGTCGGAGAAGAGGGAAATATTTGAGCGCAACATCCGGGCCGAGGGCTTGCAGATGGAGAAGGAG TTGTCTGTGTGCAACAGTGACGTGATCTTCCTGAAGCTGCATGCTCCCTGGGAGGTGCTGTGTCGCTACGCAGAGCTTATGAACATTCGGATGCCGTTCAG GAGGAAAATCTACTACATGCATCGACGGTACAAGTTCATGAGTAG GATGGAGAAGAGAATCAACAGATTTCGAGGATGGCTGCCTCGCAAACCCATGAAGTTTGACAACAACACCCTTCCTGACCTGGAGGAGAATGAAAGCTTTACCGCCCCCTTCAGTCGCTCCAGAATAcatca TTTCACCATTCACAACAAAGACACGTTCTTCAACAACGCCACCAGGAGTCGCATCGTCCATCATATCTTGCAACGGGTCAAATATGAGGAGGGCAAAGACAAAATGG GGCTGAATCGTCTTTTGAGCAATAGTTCATATGAAGCAGCTTTTCCCCTTCATGAG gggAGCTACAGAAGTAAGAACTCCATCCGGACGCATGGGGCAGAGAACCACAGACACTTGCTGTATGAATGCTGGGCCTGGTGGGGTGTGTGGTACAAGTACCAGCCACTGGACCTCATAAG GCGGTACTTCGGGGAGAAAATTGGTCTCTATTTTGCCTGGCTGGGTTGGTACACTGGGATGCTGTTCCCTGCGGCGCTGGTTGGGCTCATGGTCTTCCTCTACGGCTGGTTCACCCTAGACCACTGCCAGGTCAG TAAAGAAATCTGCCAGGCCACTGACATCATCATGTGCCCCATATGTGACGAGTACTGCCCCTACCTGAGACTCTCAGACAGCTGCATCTATGCCAAG GTCACCCATCTTTTTGACAACGGAGCAACAGTTTTCTTTGCAGTATTCATGGCTGTGTGGG CAACCGTGTTTCTCGAGTTCTGGAAGAGGCGGCGAGCGGTCCTTGCGTATGACTGGGACCTAATTgactgggaggaagaggag GAGGAAATCCGCCCCCAGTTTGAGGCCAAATATTCCAAAAAGGAGAGGATGAACCCCATATCTGGAAAGCCTGAGCCGTACCAGGCCTTTACAGACAAGTACAGCCGACTCATCGTCTCAGCTTCTGGAATCTTCTTTATG ATCCTGGTGGTGATCGCTGCCGTCTTCGGCATCGTGATTTACCGCGTGATCACAGTCAGCACTTTTGCCGCCTTCGGCTGGGCTCTCATCAGGAATAACTCTCAGGTGGCCACCACCGGCACAGCCGTGTGCATCAACTTCTGCATCATCATGCTCCTCAATGTG TTGTATGAAAAAGTTGCCCTTCTGCTCACCAATTTAG AGCAGCCGAGGACTGAGTCCGAGTGGGAGAACAGCTTCACCCTGAAGATGTTCCTGTTTCAGTTTGTCAATCTCAACAGCTCTACCTTCTACATAGCTTTTTTCCTGGGCAG GTTCACTGGCCGGCCAGGAGCTTATATCCGCCTCATTAACCGTTGGAAACTGGAAGAG TGCCATCCCAGTGGTTGTTTGATAGATCTCTGCATGCAGATGGGTATCATCATGGTGCTCAAGCAGACCTGGAACAACTTCATGGAGCTGGGCTACCC GCTGATCCAGAACTGGTGGACGCGGCGAAGGCTGAGGCAGGAGCACGGCCCCAACGCCAAGGCCAGCTTCCCGCAGTGGGAGAGGGACTACAACCTGCAGCCCATGAATGCCTACGGACTGTTTGACGAATACCTGGAGATGA tctTACAGTTTGGCTTCACCACCATATTTGTGGCAGCTTTCCCCCTGGCCCCGCTCCTGGCCCTCCTCAACAACATCATCGAGATCCGCCTGGACGCCTACAAGTTTGTCACCCAGTGGAGGAGACCCCTGCCCTCTCAAGCCAAAGACATCG GGATCTGGTACGGCATCCTGGAGGGCATCGGTATCTTGTCCGTCATCACCAACGCCTTTGTCATCGCCGTCACCTCCGACTTCATCCCACGCCTTGTCTACGCATACAAGTACGGCCCGTGTGCCGGGCAGGGCCGGGCCGGGGAGAG GTGCATGATGGGATATGTGAACGCCAGTCTATCGATGTTCAGAGTGTCTGATTTTGAGAACACGTCGGTGCCCAGGACAGATGGATCGGATACGTTTGGAGAAGCAGTGAAGTACTGCAG GTACCGTGACTACAGAGAGCCCCCAGACTCGCCCGGTGAGCCATACTCCTACACACTGCAGTTCTGGCATGTCCTGGCCGCACGACTGGCCTTCATCATCGTCTTCGAG CACATGGTTTTCACCATCAAGAACCTGATCGCCTACCTGATCCCAGACCTGCCCAAGGACCTGCGGGACCGCATGCGGCGGGAGAAGTACCTGATCCAGGAGATGATGTACGAGGCCGAGCTAGAGAGACTGCAGAAGGAGAAGAACGAGAAGAAGAAGAATTACAGGGCCCATCATAACGCATTGCTCTGA